In Bacillota bacterium, one genomic interval encodes:
- a CDS encoding DUF512 domain-containing protein — translation MRDHQLEIESVSPGSIGEELGIEPGDIIMRINDNLALDIIDYRFLAADEEINILLRKPDGDHWLLEIEKDWDEDLGFSFKDGGLGRTKSCRNKCVFCFVDQMPLQMRKSLYVKDDDYRLSFFQGNFVTLTNTSDSDLERIAHRRLSPLYVSVHTTSPELRTKMMKNPGAGKIMDQLKFLASAGIEIHTQAVLCPGINDSKELDRTINDLTGLWPSVVSLAVVPVGITGHRQTLFPLRGFTDAEAGEIVQKVQDWQDKCIDRYGYPLVFASDEFYLLASKPIPSACRYGGFPQTENGVGLIRLFMDDWKEIEPKLPAQIPNSRNLAMVTGKLAASVLKPIVERLNEITNLTVEMTAVENNFFGPSVTVAGLVTASDIVKQTNLQSNTDAVIIPGATIRSDKPVFLDGPSIDDLACQFGIPVLPADNARELAHVTTGITIK, via the coding sequence GTGAGGGACCACCAATTAGAAATAGAATCCGTGTCCCCCGGTAGCATTGGTGAAGAACTGGGCATAGAACCGGGGGATATAATCATGCGTATAAATGATAATCTGGCGTTGGACATAATAGATTACCGTTTTCTGGCAGCGGATGAGGAAATAAACATATTATTGCGGAAACCAGATGGTGATCATTGGCTATTGGAAATTGAAAAAGATTGGGACGAGGACTTGGGATTTTCGTTTAAAGACGGTGGCTTGGGCAGAACAAAAAGCTGCCGTAATAAATGTGTCTTTTGTTTTGTGGATCAGATGCCTTTGCAAATGAGAAAAAGCCTGTACGTAAAAGATGATGATTACCGGCTGTCTTTTTTTCAGGGAAATTTTGTTACCCTAACTAATACAAGTGACAGCGATCTGGAAAGGATCGCCCACAGGCGATTAAGCCCACTTTATGTTTCAGTTCATACCACCAGCCCTGAACTGCGTACAAAAATGATGAAAAATCCCGGTGCCGGCAAAATCATGGATCAACTAAAATTTCTAGCCTCTGCAGGAATAGAGATACATACTCAGGCCGTTCTTTGTCCGGGCATCAATGACAGTAAAGAATTGGATAGAACCATAAATGATCTTACAGGTCTTTGGCCTTCTGTAGTTTCCCTTGCTGTGGTTCCGGTTGGCATTACCGGCCACCGGCAAACACTCTTCCCGTTACGTGGGTTCACTGATGCCGAGGCCGGGGAAATTGTACAAAAGGTTCAAGATTGGCAGGATAAATGTATAGACCGATATGGATATCCCCTGGTTTTTGCCAGCGATGAATTTTATTTACTGGCTTCAAAACCTATACCCTCTGCTTGCCGCTACGGTGGTTTTCCGCAAACGGAGAACGGAGTCGGATTAATTCGTTTATTCATGGATGACTGGAAAGAAATTGAACCTAAGTTGCCGGCACAAATTCCAAATAGCCGTAACCTGGCCATGGTTACCGGTAAACTGGCTGCATCCGTACTAAAGCCAATCGTTGAACGATTAAATGAGATAACGAATCTTACGGTGGAAATGACTGCCGTAGAAAATAATTTTTTCGGTCCTAGTGTAACAGTGGCGGGGCTTGTAACCGCGTCTGACATAGTAAAGCAAACCAACTTGCAAAGTAATACCGACGCAGTTATTATTCCAGGCGCAACAATCAGAAGCGATAAACCGGTATTCCTGGATGGGCCGTCAATTGACGACCTTGCATGCCAATTCGGCATACCGGTGTTACCGGCTGACAATGCGCGGGAACTGGCTCACGTTACAACTGGTATAACTATAAAGTGA
- a CDS encoding DUF3189 family protein, translating into MKCFFYYSNSYFAYAYLASAMHMGILPNQPPFPSDSIKQLQPCTHGKRKPLYAGKDSCGNNIYAVWNVGAPEMVMKMISSFLQAYDIPQASVVFSNLGIKDDLLSLTTNLMVKYGNGQLYTWLVKTILARHYPQIALAVGRSCHHNLTKTASYQIMLP; encoded by the coding sequence ATGAAATGCTTTTTTTATTATAGCAACAGTTACTTCGCGTATGCCTACTTGGCTTCGGCCATGCATATGGGAATACTCCCCAACCAGCCCCCTTTTCCTTCTGATTCCATAAAACAACTGCAACCTTGTACTCATGGTAAAAGAAAGCCCCTTTATGCCGGAAAAGATAGTTGTGGGAATAATATTTATGCCGTTTGGAATGTAGGCGCTCCGGAAATGGTAATGAAAATGATCTCTAGCTTTTTACAAGCTTATGATATACCGCAAGCAAGTGTGGTGTTTTCTAACTTAGGCATAAAAGATGACCTGCTCTCGCTAACCACTAACTTGATGGTAAAATATGGCAACGGACAATTATACACATGGTTAGTCAAAACAATTTTAGCCAGGCATTATCCACAAATTGCCCTTGCTGTTGGACGAAGTTGCCACCATAACTTGACTAAAACTGCCAGTTATCAGATAATGTTACCATAG
- a CDS encoding DUF3189 family protein, which yields MKFIYHCYGGTHSSVTAAAIHLGWLPSDKTPTAKQLMEITHFDTRNASEQGKLTLFGKDKHNNQVYIVGRRNQPHLLVTLIEELTVAFNVPKNSFCLINAMPSVNLTMRIGGVLSRKCKLVKLGRPIVTRGTLKAIPCIQKLVANVKNDWETK from the coding sequence TTGAAATTTATTTACCACTGCTACGGTGGTACGCACTCTTCCGTAACCGCCGCAGCTATCCACCTGGGGTGGCTTCCTTCTGACAAAACTCCTACGGCCAAGCAATTAATGGAAATTACTCATTTTGATACCAGAAACGCATCAGAGCAGGGTAAATTAACTCTGTTTGGAAAGGACAAACACAATAATCAGGTTTATATTGTGGGTAGGCGTAACCAACCGCATTTGCTGGTTACGCTTATTGAGGAGTTAACAGTAGCCTTTAATGTTCCTAAAAACAGCTTTTGTCTTATTAATGCCATGCCAAGTGTGAATCTCACCATGCGTATCGGTGGTGTTCTCTCCAGGAAATGTAAGCTGGTAAAACTGGGAAGGCCCATTGTAACAAGGGGGACACTAAAGGCCATTCCATGTATACAAAAACTAGTTGCCAATGTAAAAAATGACTGGGAGACAAAATAA
- a CDS encoding stage II sporulation protein P: protein MKKRSIQLLIGTGLLVFVVSIALYLSEESSPAFSPANIPEFVLNSVEASHVDGRVFTIKDSENNLISKMSRLVSIGDEIITAEGKVYRITKVKGQSAAADYHGMDKSFLAYQDYFSTGTVPVAKQQPSTKDNRNKIAIYHTHSEESYVPTDGTQSQPGNGGIFKVGNAFAEQLKKEGVKVVHDDSKHEPRDSNSYNRSRRTATKLLKENPATLIDVHRDGIPDANYYRKNINGEKLTSLRLVVGRQNPKMQANKDYAKKVMAAVNKKYPGLVKEIFIAKGNYNQDLTPTSMLIEVGTHTNSREAAEKGVSLFGSALPDVLGIGKAGAAKGTYGDPGAGTPGGWAAIGILIAVLVIGGGAFLLISSGNLKNAKDRLNSYFSKEFASLLLPRRHKRRKKEQEGIYDPDANEAAKQRLDDIRKD, encoded by the coding sequence ATGAAAAAACGCAGTATACAGTTATTAATTGGGACAGGCCTGTTAGTGTTTGTTGTATCCATTGCGCTTTATCTGTCCGAAGAATCATCACCTGCTTTTTCACCTGCGAATATACCTGAGTTTGTGTTAAATTCCGTGGAAGCATCCCACGTAGACGGTAGGGTATTCACAATAAAAGACAGTGAGAACAATCTAATCAGCAAAATGTCACGGTTAGTCTCTATCGGGGACGAAATTATTACCGCTGAAGGCAAGGTCTACCGCATTACCAAAGTAAAAGGTCAAAGTGCTGCCGCTGATTACCATGGTATGGATAAATCATTCCTTGCCTATCAAGACTATTTCTCCACAGGAACGGTGCCCGTAGCCAAACAGCAGCCGTCTACCAAGGATAACAGAAATAAAATTGCTATCTATCATACACACAGTGAAGAATCATATGTTCCTACCGACGGAACACAAAGCCAACCAGGTAATGGGGGCATTTTTAAGGTTGGCAATGCCTTCGCCGAACAGCTAAAAAAAGAGGGCGTTAAAGTGGTTCATGACGACTCTAAACATGAACCAAGGGATAGTAATTCATACAATCGTTCTCGGCGTACAGCCACGAAATTATTAAAGGAAAACCCGGCAACACTAATCGATGTGCACCGGGACGGAATACCGGACGCCAATTACTATCGCAAAAATATTAACGGTGAAAAGTTAACTTCCCTACGTCTGGTTGTGGGACGGCAAAACCCCAAAATGCAAGCGAATAAGGACTATGCCAAAAAAGTAATGGCAGCAGTCAATAAAAAGTACCCGGGTCTGGTAAAAGAAATATTTATTGCTAAAGGTAATTACAATCAGGATTTAACTCCCACTTCCATGCTTATTGAGGTGGGGACACATACCAATTCCAGAGAAGCAGCTGAAAAAGGAGTATCACTTTTTGGCTCTGCTTTGCCGGACGTACTTGGTATAGGCAAAGCGGGTGCCGCGAAGGGAACATACGGTGACCCCGGCGCCGGCACTCCTGGAGGCTGGGCTGCAATAGGCATTTTAATTGCTGTTTTGGTCATCGGCGGTGGAGCATTTCTGTTGATAAGCTCCGGCAATCTGAAAAATGCTAAAGACAGGCTTAATAGTTACTTTAGTAAAGAGTTTGCCAGCTTACTTCTGCCAAGACGCCACAAGCGGAGAAAAAAAGAGCAAGAAGGCATTTACGACCCGGATGCCAACGAGGCTGCAAAGCAGCGTTTGGACGATATAAGAAAGGATTAA
- a CDS encoding DUF1614 domain-containing protein, whose protein sequence is MTQLPIGLIVLILVSVLIYFGLAQRVLDRLRLSDRAAFLIIAALIVGSFITIPLSTGRYDVSLNVGGALVPIILAGYLLSKAGTSKEWIRAVVATFITAGVIYGAGFAFGGVNAEPGGRLFGSLDAIWAYPLIAGIVAYVAGRSRRSAFIAATLGLVLVDLAYLVWLTTGGAPAGTVAIGGAGAFDAIVLAGVFAVLLAEVIGEVRERIQGGPSSHRPDAVIKGLKSPESGGLGAKALGSEEYSKELTAGDETPDKDRDKRGKQE, encoded by the coding sequence ATGACGCAGTTGCCTATAGGTCTAATTGTATTAATTCTCGTTTCTGTCCTAATTTATTTTGGCCTGGCCCAAAGAGTATTAGATCGGCTCAGATTATCTGACAGGGCGGCATTTTTGATCATAGCAGCCCTTATAGTGGGAAGTTTTATTACCATTCCATTATCTACGGGCCGTTACGATGTTTCCCTAAACGTCGGTGGTGCTCTGGTCCCCATTATTCTTGCCGGGTACCTGCTCAGCAAGGCCGGTACTTCCAAGGAGTGGATTAGGGCTGTCGTTGCTACATTCATTACAGCCGGAGTTATCTATGGTGCCGGATTTGCTTTCGGAGGTGTAAACGCTGAACCGGGAGGCCGCTTATTTGGAAGTTTAGATGCCATTTGGGCTTACCCGCTTATTGCCGGTATTGTTGCCTATGTAGCAGGAAGGTCTCGTCGTTCGGCATTCATTGCAGCTACCTTAGGATTAGTTTTAGTTGATTTAGCTTACCTGGTATGGCTCACTACGGGTGGTGCCCCCGCCGGAACAGTAGCTATCGGCGGGGCGGGTGCCTTTGATGCTATAGTGTTAGCGGGAGTATTTGCCGTATTGCTCGCTGAAGTTATTGGTGAAGTTCGGGAACGCATTCAGGGCGGCCCATCTTCTCACCGGCCTGATGCAGTAATCAAAGGGTTAAAAAGTCCTGAATCAGGGGGATTAGGTGCAAAGGCATTAGGTTCAGAGGAATATTCTAAAGAATTAACAGCAGGTGATGAAACACCGGATAAAGACAGGGATAAAAGGGGGAAGCAGGAATGA
- a CDS encoding bifunctional 4-hydroxy-3-methylbut-2-enyl diphosphate reductase/30S ribosomal protein S1, with amino-acid sequence MKVYVAAKAGFCFGVKRAIEMAARSARDRDGPLFSLGPLIHNPQVVKSLAEKGIKKIEDINDATPHGTIIIRSHGVSPGLHQRAAELNLHVVDATCPYVTKSQKIARELKENGFQVVIVGEKDHAEVRALIGWARGEALVIADPSEAAGLPRYSSIGIIAQTTQPEQNFRAVVEVLKSKCDRIQVCDTICSATNERQTAAVELAEKVDVMIVVGGYNSANTQKLAMLCRNTGKPTHHVETASQLEPQWFRDVKSVGITAGASTPDWIIEEVYRRMMEKDDKNLNEEVQPAEEVTAEEVTSEEVTTEEDTAQETADDTTSTEQMQENMAEAMDVRSIRSGEVVKGTIVQINDDEVLVDVGAKSEGVIPIKELSCYDVNSPQDIVQVGDEIEVLVLKTEDSDGRIILSKERADAEAAWSELEKYLDNEEPVEGTVRDVVKGGLLVDVGLRAFLPASLVELGYVEDLNQYVGQTVQAKVIELNRPRRKVIISRKAILEEESVKKRHELMENLAEDDIVKGVVRRLTNFGAFVDIGGIDGLLHISEMAWYRIEHPSDVVSVGDELEVKVLRVDKENEKVSLGLKQVLPNPWENVENKYPVDSIVDAKVVRLAPFGAFVQMEPGVEGLVHISHLAEHYVSEPAEIVSEGDEIKVKVLNVDPDEKRIRLSVREVNGGNQSEAKQERQSEPKREAKREQKADRPQRQPQPQPQPQPQQNDNDQDSVSDGATATIGEMVGDIFKNRDK; translated from the coding sequence ATGAAAGTTTATGTTGCCGCCAAAGCAGGGTTTTGCTTTGGTGTGAAAAGAGCTATTGAAATGGCCGCACGGTCTGCCAGGGATAGAGACGGACCTTTATTTTCTCTTGGTCCGTTAATTCATAATCCCCAGGTAGTAAAAAGCCTTGCAGAAAAAGGCATTAAAAAAATAGAAGATATTAACGATGCCACTCCGCATGGCACGATTATTATAAGATCACACGGAGTTAGTCCGGGCTTGCATCAAAGGGCCGCTGAACTTAACCTCCATGTTGTGGATGCAACCTGCCCATATGTGACTAAATCACAGAAAATAGCCCGAGAGTTAAAAGAAAATGGATTTCAAGTGGTTATAGTCGGAGAAAAGGATCATGCCGAAGTACGGGCTTTAATAGGGTGGGCTAGGGGTGAAGCGTTAGTAATTGCAGACCCCAGTGAAGCTGCTGGATTGCCCCGTTATTCATCCATAGGTATAATTGCTCAAACTACCCAGCCTGAACAGAATTTTCGGGCGGTGGTAGAAGTTTTGAAAAGTAAGTGTGACCGGATTCAGGTGTGTGATACAATTTGTAGCGCCACTAATGAACGTCAAACTGCAGCCGTAGAGTTGGCCGAGAAAGTTGACGTAATGATAGTGGTTGGCGGTTACAACAGCGCCAACACTCAGAAGTTAGCCATGTTATGCCGAAATACAGGTAAACCTACCCACCATGTGGAAACGGCTAGTCAGCTTGAACCACAATGGTTTAGGGATGTTAAATCAGTAGGCATAACTGCGGGCGCATCCACACCTGACTGGATTATAGAGGAGGTTTATAGGCGCATGATGGAAAAGGACGACAAGAATTTGAACGAAGAAGTACAGCCGGCGGAAGAAGTGACTGCAGAAGAAGTGACTTCAGAGGAAGTAACTACAGAGGAAGATACAGCCCAGGAAACTGCGGATGACACTACTTCCACTGAACAAATGCAGGAAAACATGGCAGAAGCAATGGATGTAAGGTCAATTCGCTCAGGAGAGGTTGTAAAGGGCACCATAGTCCAAATAAATGACGATGAAGTTCTCGTCGATGTGGGCGCAAAGTCTGAAGGTGTCATTCCTATTAAAGAACTTTCCTGTTACGATGTTAATTCTCCCCAAGACATTGTCCAAGTGGGAGATGAAATAGAAGTATTGGTCTTAAAAACAGAAGACAGCGACGGCAGAATAATCCTTTCCAAGGAACGGGCCGATGCCGAAGCAGCCTGGTCGGAATTGGAAAAATACCTGGACAATGAAGAGCCTGTTGAAGGTACTGTTCGGGACGTTGTTAAGGGTGGGCTTTTAGTTGATGTGGGACTACGTGCCTTTCTTCCGGCATCCCTGGTGGAGTTGGGGTACGTAGAAGATTTGAACCAGTATGTAGGGCAAACCGTACAAGCCAAAGTGATTGAACTTAATCGCCCGCGGCGCAAAGTAATTATATCGCGCAAAGCTATTTTAGAAGAGGAATCCGTTAAGAAACGTCATGAGTTAATGGAGAACCTCGCAGAGGACGATATTGTTAAAGGTGTTGTACGCCGCCTGACTAACTTTGGGGCATTCGTGGATATTGGTGGTATTGACGGCCTTCTTCACATTTCCGAAATGGCCTGGTATCGCATTGAACATCCTTCTGACGTAGTCAGTGTAGGCGATGAACTTGAAGTTAAAGTACTTAGGGTTGATAAGGAAAACGAAAAGGTTTCTTTGGGATTAAAACAAGTTCTCCCCAACCCGTGGGAAAATGTGGAAAACAAATATCCCGTTGACAGTATTGTTGATGCAAAAGTAGTACGCCTGGCCCCGTTTGGTGCTTTCGTGCAAATGGAACCCGGAGTGGAGGGGCTGGTGCACATATCTCACTTGGCAGAACATTATGTTTCCGAACCGGCAGAGATTGTCAGTGAAGGCGATGAAATCAAGGTAAAAGTGTTAAACGTAGACCCCGACGAGAAGCGCATTCGCCTTTCCGTCAGAGAAGTCAACGGCGGCAACCAGAGTGAGGCGAAGCAGGAAAGGCAAAGTGAGCCTAAGCGGGAAGCTAAACGTGAACAGAAAGCAGATCGTCCACAGCGCCAACCCCAGCCGCAGCCTCAGCCCCAACCGCAGCAAAATGATAATGACCAAGATTCCGTGAGTGATGGCGCAACTGCCACCATCGGTGAAATGGTGGGAGATATTTTTAAAAACAGAGATAAGTAA
- a CDS encoding 1-acyl-sn-glycerol-3-phosphate acyltransferase, whose amino-acid sequence MLYQTAKIICRTVLALIRRWEVHGAEKMPLGGGAIVIANHISYWDPVVVGCALKRRIYFMAKAELFNIPGLGPIITRLGAFPVRRDGPDPSSLRRSIKLLKSNRVIGIFPEGTRSQSGEILAPHLGAAMLALKVGAPIVPVTVSGTRGIFRKVYVSIGEPLEFNHLSSKKPSKEELETVSRQVMTEVAKMQRK is encoded by the coding sequence GTGTTGTACCAAACGGCAAAAATAATTTGCCGCACCGTATTAGCATTGATTCGCCGTTGGGAAGTTCACGGAGCTGAAAAAATGCCACTCGGCGGAGGCGCAATAGTAATAGCAAACCACATCAGCTACTGGGACCCGGTGGTTGTCGGATGTGCCCTTAAACGGAGAATATATTTTATGGCCAAGGCTGAGCTTTTTAATATACCTGGCTTGGGGCCGATAATTACACGACTGGGGGCATTTCCTGTACGGCGGGACGGTCCGGACCCCTCCTCCCTTCGGCGCTCAATAAAATTACTTAAAAGTAACCGGGTAATCGGAATTTTCCCGGAGGGAACTAGAAGCCAATCAGGAGAAATACTTGCCCCACATTTAGGTGCAGCCATGCTTGCTTTAAAGGTGGGAGCACCGATAGTACCTGTTACAGTTAGCGGTACAAGGGGCATATTCCGGAAGGTATATGTTTCTATAGGTGAACCTCTGGAATTCAATCATTTATCCAGCAAAAAGCCAAGCAAAGAAGAACTGGAGACGGTAAGTCGCCAGGTGATGACCGAAGTTGCCAAAATGCAAAGAAAGTAA
- a CDS encoding (d)CMP kinase yields the protein MNRNMKIAIDGPAGAGKSTVAQKVAKELDILYIDTGAIYRAVTLAAVRRNIDLGNEDVLSSLAEEISIEMVQDNKKLYRIFMDGSEVTEEIRKPQISRQVSQVAKIPGVRESLLEKQRDMASLGGVVMEGRDIGTKVFPEADFKFFLTAAPEERARRRYNELVASGYQVDWNTLLSEIKERDRIDSTRKTAPLVPAPNAMIIDCSQMNIEEVVDIIVSRVTGR from the coding sequence ATGAATCGAAATATGAAAATCGCAATAGATGGGCCTGCCGGTGCAGGAAAAAGCACTGTGGCTCAAAAGGTAGCAAAAGAGTTGGACATTTTGTACATAGATACAGGAGCCATTTACCGGGCAGTGACATTGGCTGCCGTCCGGCGTAATATAGATTTAGGCAATGAAGATGTGCTTTCGTCATTGGCCGAAGAGATTTCTATTGAGATGGTTCAGGACAATAAAAAATTATACCGCATTTTTATGGACGGAAGTGAAGTTACCGAGGAAATAAGAAAACCCCAAATCTCCCGCCAGGTTTCTCAAGTGGCCAAGATTCCCGGAGTCAGAGAAAGCCTATTGGAGAAACAAAGGGACATGGCAAGTTTAGGCGGGGTAGTAATGGAAGGAAGAGATATTGGAACAAAGGTATTCCCTGAAGCTGATTTTAAGTTTTTTCTTACGGCGGCACCGGAGGAAAGAGCCAGACGCCGGTACAACGAACTAGTTGCCTCGGGCTATCAGGTTGATTGGAATACCTTACTTTCGGAGATAAAAGAACGGGACAGGATTGACAGCACCCGGAAAACCGCTCCACTGGTACCTGCTCCCAATGCTATGATTATAGACTGTTCTCAAATGAACATTGAAGAAGTAGTCGATATCATTGTCTCCAGAGTTACCGGGAGGTAA
- the aroA gene encoding 3-phosphoshikimate 1-carboxyvinyltransferase has product MDTLTIKPVKTLSGCVAIPGDKSISHRAAILSSLAQGTTKIYNFLTAADCLSTVECLKKMGVSIEGPVNNTLVVYGQGPAGINEPPDVLNAGNSGTSMRLLTGVLASFPFYSVITGDRSLRERPMERVLYPLQKMGAEIAGRKGSTRAPLAITGKKLSGIQYVSTVASAQVKTAVLLAGLQAYGETAVTEPALSRDHTEKMLEHFGIPVTKSGLTVSVRGPCTLKAGGDFTVPGDISSAAFFIVAACIIPESDITICGVGVNPTRAGIIDVLTAMGANISIKNERIECGEPVADIRVLYAPLQGISIGGDIIPRLIDEIPILSVAAAAAQGETVITGAEELKYKETDRLKAVAEELRKMGAQIKELPDGMVIKGNTKFNGACCHSRGDHRMAMALSIAGLSASGETTVNDADCVDISFPQFGDVLNSLVVE; this is encoded by the coding sequence ATGGATACCTTAACGATAAAACCCGTTAAAACACTGTCTGGATGCGTTGCCATACCTGGAGATAAATCAATATCACACCGGGCGGCCATTTTGAGCTCTTTAGCCCAGGGCACCACCAAAATTTATAATTTTCTCACCGCGGCCGACTGCCTTTCCACAGTTGAATGTTTAAAGAAAATGGGCGTAAGCATTGAAGGTCCTGTAAATAACACATTGGTTGTTTATGGCCAAGGGCCGGCAGGTATCAATGAGCCACCGGATGTTCTTAATGCCGGCAATTCGGGAACTTCAATGAGGCTCTTAACCGGCGTTTTAGCTTCCTTCCCTTTTTATAGCGTAATTACAGGGGACAGATCCCTTCGTGAACGTCCCATGGAAAGGGTGCTTTATCCCTTGCAAAAAATGGGCGCGGAAATAGCCGGGCGCAAAGGAAGCACCCGGGCACCCCTGGCCATCACCGGAAAGAAGCTCAGCGGTATACAATATGTTTCAACAGTGGCCAGCGCTCAGGTCAAGACAGCGGTGCTCTTAGCCGGACTGCAGGCTTATGGGGAAACCGCGGTTACAGAGCCAGCACTTTCCCGCGATCACACGGAGAAAATGCTGGAACACTTTGGGATACCGGTAACAAAATCGGGACTCACTGTATCTGTTCGTGGACCATGCACATTGAAGGCGGGAGGAGACTTCACCGTCCCCGGGGATATATCTTCAGCAGCATTTTTCATTGTTGCCGCCTGCATAATTCCGGAATCAGATATTACTATTTGTGGAGTAGGTGTAAACCCTACCCGTGCTGGTATTATTGATGTTCTCACTGCAATGGGGGCCAACATCAGTATCAAAAATGAGCGTATTGAATGTGGTGAGCCCGTGGCTGATATTAGAGTCCTTTACGCCCCTTTGCAAGGTATCTCCATCGGAGGAGACATAATACCACGTTTAATTGACGAGATTCCCATTCTGTCGGTTGCTGCCGCGGCTGCACAAGGTGAAACGGTCATCACTGGTGCAGAGGAGCTGAAATATAAGGAGACTGACCGCCTTAAAGCCGTAGCAGAGGAACTTCGTAAAATGGGCGCTCAAATCAAAGAACTGCCTGATGGCATGGTGATCAAGGGTAATACTAAATTTAACGGCGCCTGCTGCCACAGCCGTGGAGATCATCGCATGGCCATGGCTCTTTCCATTGCCGGACTATCAGCTTCAGGTGAAACCACTGTTAATGATGCTGACTGTGTCGATATATCGTTCCCGCAATTTGGTGATGTATTAAATTCTCTTGTGGTAGAATAA
- a CDS encoding prephenate dehydrogenase/arogenate dehydrogenase family protein, whose translation MAMFKKICILGLGLIGGSLARAISKRGLASHITGIDVDHRNLKEALDEGAIHSCGEIPGAFDGADLLILATPVDTTLNLISQIFPHLSPGMIVTDVASTKEKIVSRASTVLPDNVLFVGGHPMAGSEKSGFRNSMPNLFDAAHYFITPTEYTSRDAIEKIKSLVKAIGAVPLEITPGEHDQVVAILSHLPYLTATALVNILRDRPGFPDFLQLAAGGFKDTTRIASSNPIMWQQILHSNSEKIVPILDNFINLLQHYKRMLEKGDTDLLLGELKKAREVRDHINCRIKDE comes from the coding sequence ATGGCTATGTTTAAGAAAATCTGTATTTTGGGGCTTGGTTTAATAGGAGGATCGTTGGCACGGGCCATAAGTAAACGGGGTTTAGCGTCTCATATAACCGGCATTGATGTCGATCATCGTAACCTAAAGGAAGCTCTGGACGAAGGTGCTATTCATTCCTGTGGAGAAATACCAGGAGCCTTTGACGGCGCTGACCTGCTGATACTCGCCACCCCAGTGGATACTACCTTAAACCTGATTAGTCAAATCTTCCCCCACCTTAGCCCCGGCATGATAGTAACCGATGTGGCCAGTACCAAAGAAAAAATTGTTTCCCGCGCCTCTACGGTCTTGCCGGATAATGTATTATTCGTGGGCGGGCATCCTATGGCCGGGTCAGAAAAAAGCGGCTTTAGGAATTCAATGCCTAATCTTTTTGATGCAGCGCACTATTTTATTACTCCCACGGAATACACATCACGGGACGCCATAGAAAAAATAAAATCCTTGGTCAAAGCAATAGGTGCTGTTCCGTTAGAGATAACACCCGGGGAACACGATCAGGTGGTAGCAATACTAAGTCACCTTCCTTACCTTACTGCGACAGCCCTGGTCAATATTCTTCGTGACCGGCCTGGGTTTCCTGACTTTTTGCAGCTGGCCGCAGGGGGCTTTAAGGATACCACTCGTATCGCATCCAGCAATCCCATCATGTGGCAGCAAATTTTACACTCTAACAGTGAAAAAATTGTGCCCATACTGGATAACTTTATTAATTTATTACAACATTATAAAAGAATGCTGGAAAAGGGTGACACCGACCTCCTTCTGGGCGAGCTCAAAAAAGCCCGGGAAGTACGTGACCACATTAATTGTCGTATAAAGGATGAATAG